The Sylvia atricapilla isolate bSylAtr1 chromosome 13, bSylAtr1.pri, whole genome shotgun sequence genome includes a region encoding these proteins:
- the COPS2 gene encoding COP9 signalosome complex subunit 2 isoform X1: protein MSDMEDDFMCDDEEDYDLEYSEDSNSEPNVDLENQYYNSKALKEDDPKAALSSFQKVLELEGEKGEWGFKALKQMIKINFKLTNFPEMMNRYKQLLTYIRSAVTRNYSEKSINSILDYISTSKQNSDFLCQMDLLQEFYETTLEALKDAKNDRLWFKTNTKLGKLYLEREEYGKLQKILRQLHQSCQTDDGEDDLKKGTQLLEIYALEIQMYTAQKNNKKLKALYEQSLHIKSAIPHPLIMGVIRECGGKMHLREGEFEKAHTDFFEAFKNYDESGSPRRTTCLKYLVLANMLMKSGINPFDSQEAKPYKNDPEILAMTNLVSAYQNNDITEFEKILKTNHSNIMDDPFIREHIEELLRNIRTQVLIKLIKPYTRIHIPFISKELNIDVADVESLLVQCILDNTIHGRIDQVNQLLELDHQKRGGARYTALDKWTNQLNSLNQAVVSKLA from the exons GAGTATTCTGAGGACAGCAATTCTGAACCAAATGTGGATCTGGAAAATCAATACTACAATTCCAAAGCTTTGAAGGAAGATGACCCCAAAGCAGCATTAAGCAGTTTTCAGAAG gttttggaGCTTGAAGGCGAAAAGGGAGAATGGGGATTCAAAGCTCTGAAACAGatgattaaaataaactttaaattg ACTAACTTTCCTGAAATGATGAACAGGTATAAACAGCTATTGACCTACATACGGAGTGCAGTTACAAGGAATTACTCTGAAAAATCCATCAATTCTATTCTTGATTATATCTCTACTTCCAAGCAG aattctgattttttatgTCAGATGGATTTGCTTCAGGAATTCTATGAAACAACACTTGAAGCTCTGAAAGATGCTAAGAATGATAGATTGTGGTTTAAGACAAACACAAAG CTTGGCAAGTTATATTTAGAACGAGAAGAATATGGAAAGTTACAAAAGATTTTGCGTCAGTTGCATCAGTCGTGCCAG ACTGATGATGGGGAAGATGATCTAAAAAAAGGTACTCAGCTATTGGAAATCTATGCTTTGGAAATTCAAATGtatacagcacagaaaaataacaaaaaacttAAAGCACTATATGAACAGTCATTGCACATCAAGTCAGCCATTCCTCATCCACTGATCATGGGAGTTATCAGAG aatgtGGAGGCAAAATGCACTTAAGAGAAGGAGAGTTTGAAAAGGCACATACTGATTTTTTTGAAGCATTCAAGAATTATGATGAATCAGGGAGCCCCAGAAGAACCACTTGCTTAAAATATTTGGTCTTAGCAAACATGCTCATGAAGTCTGGAATAAATCCATTTGATTCTCAggag GCTAAACCATACAAAAATGATCCAGAGATTCTAGCAATGACAAATTTAGTAAG tgcctATCAGAATAATGACATCACTGAATTTGAGAAGattctgaaaacaaatcacAGCAACATCATGGACGATCCCTTCATAAGGGAGCACATTGAAG AGCTTTTGCGAAACATCAGAACACAAGTgcttataaaattaattaagcCTTACACAAGAATAcatattccttttatttctaaG gagTTAAACATAGATGTAGCTGATGTGGAAAGCTTGCTTGTGCAGTGCATATTGGATAA CACTATACATGGCCGAATTGATCAAGTCAACCAGCTCCTAGAACTGGATCATCAGAAGAGAGGTGGTGCACGTTATACTGCGTTAGATAAATGGACCAACCAACTAAATTCTCTCAACCAGGCTGTAGTCAGCAAGCTGGCCTAA
- the COPS2 gene encoding COP9 signalosome complex subunit 2 isoform X2, whose translation MSDMEDDFMCDDEEDYDLEYSEDSNSEPNVDLENQYYNSKALKEDDPKAALSSFQKVLELEGEKGEWGFKALKQMIKINFKLTNFPEMMNRYKQLLTYIRSAVTRNYSEKSINSILDYISTSKQMDLLQEFYETTLEALKDAKNDRLWFKTNTKLGKLYLEREEYGKLQKILRQLHQSCQTDDGEDDLKKGTQLLEIYALEIQMYTAQKNNKKLKALYEQSLHIKSAIPHPLIMGVIRECGGKMHLREGEFEKAHTDFFEAFKNYDESGSPRRTTCLKYLVLANMLMKSGINPFDSQEAKPYKNDPEILAMTNLVSAYQNNDITEFEKILKTNHSNIMDDPFIREHIEELLRNIRTQVLIKLIKPYTRIHIPFISKELNIDVADVESLLVQCILDNTIHGRIDQVNQLLELDHQKRGGARYTALDKWTNQLNSLNQAVVSKLA comes from the exons GAGTATTCTGAGGACAGCAATTCTGAACCAAATGTGGATCTGGAAAATCAATACTACAATTCCAAAGCTTTGAAGGAAGATGACCCCAAAGCAGCATTAAGCAGTTTTCAGAAG gttttggaGCTTGAAGGCGAAAAGGGAGAATGGGGATTCAAAGCTCTGAAACAGatgattaaaataaactttaaattg ACTAACTTTCCTGAAATGATGAACAGGTATAAACAGCTATTGACCTACATACGGAGTGCAGTTACAAGGAATTACTCTGAAAAATCCATCAATTCTATTCTTGATTATATCTCTACTTCCAAGCAG ATGGATTTGCTTCAGGAATTCTATGAAACAACACTTGAAGCTCTGAAAGATGCTAAGAATGATAGATTGTGGTTTAAGACAAACACAAAG CTTGGCAAGTTATATTTAGAACGAGAAGAATATGGAAAGTTACAAAAGATTTTGCGTCAGTTGCATCAGTCGTGCCAG ACTGATGATGGGGAAGATGATCTAAAAAAAGGTACTCAGCTATTGGAAATCTATGCTTTGGAAATTCAAATGtatacagcacagaaaaataacaaaaaacttAAAGCACTATATGAACAGTCATTGCACATCAAGTCAGCCATTCCTCATCCACTGATCATGGGAGTTATCAGAG aatgtGGAGGCAAAATGCACTTAAGAGAAGGAGAGTTTGAAAAGGCACATACTGATTTTTTTGAAGCATTCAAGAATTATGATGAATCAGGGAGCCCCAGAAGAACCACTTGCTTAAAATATTTGGTCTTAGCAAACATGCTCATGAAGTCTGGAATAAATCCATTTGATTCTCAggag GCTAAACCATACAAAAATGATCCAGAGATTCTAGCAATGACAAATTTAGTAAG tgcctATCAGAATAATGACATCACTGAATTTGAGAAGattctgaaaacaaatcacAGCAACATCATGGACGATCCCTTCATAAGGGAGCACATTGAAG AGCTTTTGCGAAACATCAGAACACAAGTgcttataaaattaattaagcCTTACACAAGAATAcatattccttttatttctaaG gagTTAAACATAGATGTAGCTGATGTGGAAAGCTTGCTTGTGCAGTGCATATTGGATAA CACTATACATGGCCGAATTGATCAAGTCAACCAGCTCCTAGAACTGGATCATCAGAAGAGAGGTGGTGCACGTTATACTGCGTTAGATAAATGGACCAACCAACTAAATTCTCTCAACCAGGCTGTAGTCAGCAAGCTGGCCTAA